A single region of the Ctenopharyngodon idella isolate HZGC_01 chromosome 21, HZGC01, whole genome shotgun sequence genome encodes:
- the rtn2b gene encoding reticulon-2b, with protein sequence MASKVLDLLYWRDVGTTGLVFTGLVVGLACLFQLSAITILSNLGLGIMAFTLPVRFLYKAMALVRLSDGSHPFQSYLDEDRTLTDEDTVRIAEQIVLLIATAVTELKRLFFIDSIMDSVKFVVFLYLLTYVGVQANGLTLVMTGVICAFSLPLLYRLQQERINKIVKAIKKLVEKITEIVDLVVSLAKPPPAPAPSLAPTPKLKQKTK encoded by the exons ATGGCCAGCAAAG TGTTGGATCTGTTATACTGGCGAGATGTGGGGACCACCGGGCTGGTGTTTACAGGTTTGGTTGTGGGTTTGGCTTGTTTGTTCCAGCTCAGTGCCATCACAATCCTGTCCAACCTCGGATTGGGTATTATGGCCTTCACCCTCCCTGTACGCTTTCTTTACAAAGCTATGGCGCTTGTCCGCCTCAGCGATGGATCGCATCCCTTCCA gTCATATTTGGATGAGGACCGCACGCTGACAGATGAGGACACAGTTCGCATAGCGGAACAAATCGTTCTGCTGATTGCTACGGCTGTCACCGAACTGAAGAGGCTGTTCTTCATCGATAGCATCATGGACTCAGTGAAG TTTGTTGTGTTCCTGTATTTGTTGACCTATGTGGGGGTCCAAGCTAATGGTCTCACGCTGGTGATGACCG GTGTGATATGTGCCTTCTCTCTGCCACTGTTATACAGACTTCAACAG GAGAGGATCAACAAGATTGTTAAAGCAATCAAAAAACTTGTGGAAAAAATCACCGAAAT AGTTGATCTTGTGGTTTCACTGGCCAAACCTCCCCCAGCCCCAGCACCTTCCCTTGCCCCCACACCAAAACTTAAACAAAAGACTAAATGA